One Campylobacter concisus DNA window includes the following coding sequences:
- a CDS encoding retention module-containing protein, producing the protein MSKEIGVVKNVTQGSVKAVSPTGESRELKVGDIVYQGEKIVTETTDAKVVIAKADGKEISLIGKDSINLDQSVSENSQTTADINSLQKAILGGQDLNALEETAAGGNQAGGNAGGDGVSLGAASFAQGGHYSNISANFNDLGDLGAVFESPVSSVGGGQGENLGDGAATDNVVPPQPLPQPPLPPQPNGIIKIPLSAHKGEDPAAELIPAFTTKIPSGYSVQKQGDGRSYLVPDDGVNEFTYNNGWYVSNDGQLAIGQDEAKKLAVTSNANEGNYPDDGTVAKIVAPNAQLNVFGSDINDEIVVDNAQINNVYGGVGADKISGINSAKLSNISGGSGDDVIDLNKTTITGMVVGNEGDDTINVDNGSKVAKSVYGNDGKDTITIDNNSVVSKNVFGNAGEDTIVVQGGAKVDGWVLGDTKTKNDMHEKQVNPSLDITDNGAGNDTIKISGAGTSVKNIGGGNGDDTITVENGARVVLIQADEGDDTITVTGAGTFTSAVNGRGGDDTILVSDQATVEGVIGRWGNDNITVTGAGTTVTEYVEGNEDADTIRILDGATVNQYVSGGRGEAPSVYGGAQDSDKNTVIIKNATVKGAVEGSTRGGDSEIEISGSTINGKVVGSSDGTKASKLSIEDGSVDFSKVEKITSLELGGADKNLNITLTKDDILRNNELKIDGENGDRVTLDGGFIEAGSHDGYKTYTANHSGTTVSVEIRNDVVVDI; encoded by the coding sequence ATGTCAAAGGAAATAGGCGTAGTAAAAAATGTAACGCAAGGAAGCGTAAAAGCTGTAAGCCCAACAGGCGAAAGCAGAGAATTAAAAGTAGGTGACATAGTATATCAAGGTGAAAAGATAGTCACTGAAACAACTGACGCAAAAGTAGTAATAGCAAAAGCAGATGGAAAAGAGATAAGCCTAATAGGTAAAGACTCAATAAATTTAGACCAAAGCGTTAGTGAAAATTCTCAAACAACAGCTGATATAAATTCACTTCAAAAAGCAATACTTGGTGGTCAAGACCTTAACGCTCTTGAAGAGACTGCAGCTGGTGGAAACCAAGCTGGTGGAAACGCTGGAGGTGATGGAGTAAGTCTTGGTGCTGCTAGCTTTGCACAAGGTGGTCACTACTCAAATATAAGTGCGAATTTTAATGATCTTGGCGACCTAGGTGCTGTATTTGAATCTCCGGTTAGCTCAGTTGGCGGCGGACAGGGTGAAAATTTAGGTGACGGAGCGGCTACTGATAACGTAGTACCACCACAACCATTGCCACAACCACCATTGCCACCACAACCAAACGGAATAATCAAAATCCCACTCTCAGCACACAAAGGCGAGGACCCAGCAGCTGAGCTGATACCGGCATTTACAACAAAGATACCTAGCGGATATAGCGTGCAAAAGCAAGGTGATGGCAGAAGCTACCTAGTGCCTGATGATGGTGTGAATGAATTTACATACAATAATGGCTGGTACGTGAGCAACGACGGCCAGCTAGCTATCGGTCAAGACGAGGCTAAAAAGCTAGCAGTAACGAGCAACGCAAATGAGGGCAACTACCCAGATGATGGCACAGTAGCAAAGATAGTAGCTCCGAATGCACAGCTAAACGTTTTTGGCTCAGATATCAACGACGAAATAGTTGTAGATAATGCGCAGATAAATAATGTTTATGGCGGTGTTGGTGCTGATAAAATTTCAGGCATAAATTCTGCAAAGCTTAGCAACATCTCTGGTGGCTCTGGCGATGATGTGATCGATCTAAACAAAACTACGATCACTGGCATGGTTGTGGGCAACGAAGGCGACGATACTATAAATGTAGATAATGGCTCAAAAGTTGCTAAAAGTGTATATGGAAACGACGGAAAAGACACTATAACGATAGATAATAACTCTGTTGTTAGTAAGAATGTATTTGGTAACGCTGGCGAAGATACGATAGTAGTTCAAGGCGGTGCTAAGGTAGATGGCTGGGTGCTTGGCGATACAAAGACTAAAAATGATATGCATGAAAAACAGGTAAATCCATCTTTAGATATAACAGATAATGGCGCTGGTAATGACACCATAAAAATAAGTGGCGCAGGAACTAGTGTAAAAAATATAGGTGGTGGAAACGGCGATGATACCATCACAGTAGAAAATGGTGCGCGTGTTGTACTTATCCAAGCAGATGAGGGCGACGATACCATAACTGTAACTGGCGCTGGCACATTCACAAGCGCAGTAAACGGCAGAGGTGGCGACGATACTATCTTAGTTAGCGACCAAGCAACGGTTGAAGGAGTAATCGGCAGATGGGGCAATGACAACATAACTGTAACAGGTGCTGGCACTACTGTGACTGAGTATGTAGAGGGCAACGAAGATGCTGATACTATTAGAATTTTAGACGGAGCTACTGTAAATCAATATGTAAGCGGTGGTCGTGGCGAGGCGCCTAGCGTATATGGTGGCGCTCAAGACTCTGATAAAAATACAGTGATCATCAAAAATGCCACAGTAAAAGGCGCCGTAGAAGGTAGCACTCGCGGTGGTGATAGCGAGATCGAAATTTCGGGCTCTACTATAAATGGTAAAGTAGTTGGCTCTAGCGACGGTACAAAAGCTAGCAAACTTAGCATAGAAGATGGCTCTGTGGACTTTAGTAAGGTTGAGAAAATAACAAGCCTTGAGCTTGGCGGAGCTGATAAAAATTTAAATATCACGCTAACTAAAGATGATATCCTTAGAAACAACGAGCTTAAGATAGATGGCGAAAATGGCGATAGAGTAACGCTAGATGGCGGCTTTATAGAAGCTGGCTCGCATGATGGCTACAAAACATACACAGCAAACCACTCAGGCACTACGGTAAGTGTTGAGATAAGAAACGACGTCGTTGTAGATATATAA
- the dcuC gene encoding C4-dicarboxylate transporter DcuC, producing the protein MESFKLIAAILGIVAVVALLVLKKETRTVLIGVGLVLCLIALKPMGALSAFTDYMTKAGLIKAICASMGFAFVMKYTMCDKHLVALLTKPLKNVGFILIPVTTVLTYFINIAIPSAAGCSAAVGATLIPLLMASGVRPAMAGAAVFAGTFGSVLSPGSAHNIYVADLVKKTVANYTVQDIIKVQIPSAFTALVIVVVMLTIVAILFKDYQKGTNFTLENGAANEERPMFKVNLIYALMPLVPLVILVIGGTSLAKDYSFLAWTKMGVAEAMILGAIIAIFATLTNPQKITKEFFNGMGHAYADVIGIIIAAGVFVAGLKACGAVDVVIAWLKTDQSYVKFGGTFVPFIMGIVTGSGDAATFAFNEAVTTNAAALGFEQDKLGMAAAIAGSLGRSASPIAGAAIVCAGIAMVSPVELAKRTFLGMFLSVVAIAFFVI; encoded by the coding sequence ATGGAATCATTCAAGCTAATTGCTGCCATTCTTGGCATCGTTGCAGTTGTAGCACTTCTAGTCTTAAAAAAAGAGACAAGAACAGTGCTAATAGGTGTTGGTTTGGTGCTTTGTTTAATCGCGCTAAAACCGATGGGGGCACTAAGTGCTTTTACTGACTATATGACTAAAGCAGGGCTTATAAAAGCTATTTGTGCGAGTATGGGTTTTGCTTTCGTTATGAAATACACAATGTGCGATAAGCACCTTGTTGCGCTTCTTACAAAGCCACTTAAAAACGTGGGATTTATCTTGATCCCTGTAACAACAGTGCTAACTTACTTTATAAATATCGCTATCCCTTCAGCTGCTGGCTGCTCTGCTGCTGTTGGTGCAACGCTTATACCACTTCTAATGGCATCAGGTGTTCGCCCTGCGATGGCTGGTGCGGCTGTTTTTGCAGGCACATTTGGCTCAGTCCTAAGTCCAGGCTCTGCGCACAACATATATGTGGCTGACCTTGTTAAAAAGACAGTTGCAAACTATACAGTTCAAGACATCATAAAAGTGCAAATTCCTAGTGCATTTACAGCTCTTGTTATCGTAGTTGTCATGCTAACTATCGTCGCAATATTATTTAAAGACTATCAAAAAGGTACAAATTTTACTCTTGAAAATGGTGCTGCTAACGAAGAGAGACCAATGTTTAAAGTAAATTTGATCTACGCTCTTATGCCACTTGTCCCACTTGTCATCTTGGTTATCGGCGGAACTAGCCTTGCAAAAGACTACAGCTTTTTGGCATGGACAAAGATGGGCGTTGCTGAGGCGATGATACTTGGTGCTATCATAGCTATCTTTGCTACTCTTACAAACCCACAAAAGATCACAAAAGAGTTCTTTAACGGCATGGGTCATGCTTACGCTGATGTCATCGGTATCATCATCGCAGCTGGCGTTTTTGTCGCTGGCTTAAAGGCGTGCGGAGCTGTTGATGTGGTCATAGCGTGGTTAAAAACTGATCAAAGCTACGTTAAATTTGGCGGAACATTTGTGCCATTTATCATGGGTATAGTTACAGGTTCAGGCGACGCTGCTACATTTGCATTTAACGAAGCTGTCACAACAAACGCTGCTGCTCTTGGCTTTGAGCAAGATAAGCTTGGTATGGCCGCAGCCATCGCTGGCTCACTTGGACGTTCAGCTTCTCCGATCGCTGGTGCTGCTATCGTTTGTGCTGGTATTGCTATGGTTAGCCCAGTCGAGCTTGCAAAAAGAACGTTTTTAGGTATGTTTCTCTCTGTTGTGGCGATCGCATTTTTCGTCATCTAA
- a CDS encoding amidohydrolase, with protein MDKIAKLALSLKEDMIKDRRYFHSHPETGWFTFFTTAVLAKRLSELGYEVKLGEEVVKSDARLGVGSKEQCQKAIERAKSLLNPDEAKYLECMKDGLTGLTAFIDTKRPGKFSAFRFDIDSVDVTESVEAAHRPCKEGFGSDIAGITHACGHDGHMAMGLALAKLIAKNLDDFNGKFKFIFQTAEEGTRGAVAMEAAGVLDGVEYLLGGHIGFQAETNGGIVCGTNKLLATSKFDVHITGRSAHAAGAPQEGANALLAAAQMALNMHGITRHAKGVTRINVGVLRAGEGRNVIAPNGYLACETRGEDTNLNEFMYKKCMDIVKGVSEIYGVESKVVMTGGTSGANSDKEVTEIFYEAAKQSPFIDDDKIVKELDFGACEDFAHFMRALQDRGAKSGYMMIGTNLKAGHHNSKFDFDEECLVAGVDIYLRAAYKLNGAKK; from the coding sequence ATGGACAAAATAGCAAAATTAGCACTATCTTTAAAAGAGGATATGATCAAAGATCGCAGATACTTTCACTCGCACCCAGAAACTGGCTGGTTTACATTTTTTACGACCGCGGTTTTGGCAAAAAGGCTTAGCGAGCTAGGATATGAGGTGAAGCTTGGCGAAGAGGTCGTAAAGAGCGATGCAAGGCTTGGAGTTGGTAGCAAAGAGCAGTGCCAAAAGGCGATCGAGCGAGCAAAAAGCCTTTTAAACCCTGACGAAGCAAAATACCTTGAATGCATGAAAGACGGCCTAACTGGCTTAACAGCTTTCATCGACACAAAAAGACCTGGTAAATTTAGTGCATTTAGATTTGACATCGATAGCGTTGATGTGACAGAGAGCGTAGAGGCTGCTCATAGACCTTGTAAAGAGGGCTTTGGCTCAGACATCGCTGGTATCACGCACGCTTGTGGGCACGATGGACACATGGCGATGGGTCTAGCGCTTGCAAAGCTGATCGCTAAAAATTTAGACGATTTTAACGGTAAATTTAAATTTATATTTCAAACTGCAGAAGAGGGCACAAGAGGTGCTGTGGCTATGGAGGCTGCTGGGGTGCTTGACGGGGTTGAGTACCTACTTGGCGGACACATCGGCTTTCAAGCAGAAACAAATGGTGGCATAGTTTGTGGCACAAACAAACTGCTTGCAACTTCTAAATTTGACGTGCATATCACTGGTCGCTCAGCCCACGCAGCAGGAGCGCCGCAGGAGGGAGCAAATGCCCTTTTAGCCGCTGCTCAAATGGCTCTAAATATGCATGGCATCACAAGGCACGCAAAGGGCGTGACTAGGATAAATGTAGGTGTTTTAAGAGCAGGCGAGGGCAGAAACGTCATAGCACCAAATGGCTATCTAGCCTGCGAAACAAGGGGCGAGGATACAAATTTAAATGAGTTTATGTATAAAAAATGCATGGATATCGTAAAAGGTGTGAGTGAAATTTATGGTGTTGAGAGTAAGGTCGTGATGACTGGGGGCACAAGCGGGGCAAATAGCGACAAAGAGGTGACTGAAATTTTCTATGAAGCAGCAAAACAAAGCCCATTTATAGATGATGATAAGATCGTTAAAGAGCTTGACTTTGGCGCTTGCGAGGACTTCGCTCACTTTATGAGAGCTTTGCAAGATAGGGGCGCAAAGAGCGGATATATGATGATCGGTACAAATTTAAAAGCAGGCCATCACAACAGCAAATTTGACTTTGACGAGGAGTGCTTGGTCGCTGGGGTTGATATCTATCTAAGGGCTGCTTACAAACTAAACGGAGCTAAAAAATGA
- a CDS encoding retention module-containing protein, whose product MSKEIGVVKNVTQGSVKAVSPTGESRELKVGDIVYQGEKIVTETTDAKVVIAKADGKEISLIGKDSINLDQSVSENSQTTADINSLQKAILGGQDLNALEETAAGGNQAGGNAGGDGVSLGAASFAQGGHYSNISANFSNLSSQTSANAPAVSNVRGGASAEPSDGFVSSAAASSQPVQPVIAPARAYITVDSGSAHSSEVSESDRSYPYMQYNFHIENAPAGSLTTNLKIDLGGQATKGEDYEHPEYSMDGGNTWTAVDPDMVLKNVVVQDGVIKFRMKVIDDYGQHAGNQNEGTKMSDEGTQIHANITEFGKYSEEATISISSDNGLISSDSASSKIVENDDFVKFAGDVDAEGKELNTGIGDDTIHAKEGDVKNINIKMGDGDDQAIFENHTIMNTTIDGGNGSDIINLTSNDKTIDTTVLGGNGDDVIKFTTKDGVSTGNVFDGGDGVDTLVIGSRDTFTDTTNTYKNFEKVDVTALTEGEAIQISGKADLAAIIDRFTNNGSHELTLVTDRTTEPGKFFNGGVYFWSIVDGRSPNINGGKPTGVTTEQDEHFYKMSFEHNGENYVLNVQNEIPYSYAITDYL is encoded by the coding sequence ATGTCAAAGGAAATAGGCGTAGTAAAAAATGTAACGCAAGGAAGCGTAAAAGCTGTAAGCCCAACAGGCGAAAGCAGAGAATTAAAAGTAGGTGACATAGTATATCAAGGTGAAAAGATAGTCACTGAAACAACTGACGCAAAAGTAGTAATAGCAAAAGCAGATGGAAAAGAGATAAGCCTAATAGGTAAAGACTCAATAAATTTAGACCAAAGCGTTAGTGAAAATTCTCAAACAACAGCTGATATAAATTCACTTCAAAAAGCAATACTTGGTGGTCAAGACCTTAACGCTCTTGAAGAGACTGCAGCTGGTGGAAACCAAGCTGGTGGAAACGCTGGAGGTGATGGAGTAAGTCTTGGTGCTGCTAGCTTTGCACAAGGTGGTCACTACTCAAATATAAGTGCGAATTTCTCTAACCTTTCATCTCAAACAAGCGCAAATGCCCCAGCTGTTTCAAATGTGCGTGGTGGTGCATCTGCTGAGCCATCTGATGGTTTTGTATCAAGCGCAGCAGCTTCTAGTCAGCCTGTTCAGCCTGTGATAGCTCCTGCTAGAGCTTATATCACAGTAGATAGCGGCTCGGCACATAGTAGCGAGGTCTCAGAGAGCGATAGGAGCTATCCTTATATGCAATATAACTTTCATATCGAAAATGCTCCAGCAGGCTCACTTACTACTAATCTAAAGATCGATCTTGGCGGCCAAGCTACTAAGGGTGAAGACTATGAGCATCCTGAGTACTCAATGGACGGAGGCAATACATGGACGGCTGTTGATCCTGATATGGTGCTAAAAAACGTAGTTGTACAAGACGGCGTTATCAAATTTAGAATGAAAGTCATCGACGACTACGGACAACATGCTGGTAATCAAAATGAGGGCACAAAAATGAGCGATGAGGGCACACAAATCCATGCTAACATCACAGAATTTGGTAAATATAGTGAAGAGGCTACTATCTCTATAAGCTCAGACAACGGCCTTATAAGCTCAGACTCTGCATCTAGCAAAATAGTAGAAAACGATGACTTTGTTAAATTTGCTGGCGATGTAGATGCTGAGGGCAAGGAGCTTAACACAGGCATTGGCGATGATACTATCCACGCTAAAGAGGGCGATGTTAAAAACATTAATATCAAGATGGGTGATGGCGATGATCAGGCTATTTTTGAAAACCATACGATCATGAATACTACGATCGATGGCGGAAACGGAAGCGATATCATCAATCTAACAAGCAATGATAAGACGATCGACACAACTGTTTTAGGTGGAAACGGCGACGATGTAATCAAATTTACCACCAAAGACGGAGTATCAACTGGCAATGTTTTTGATGGTGGAGACGGCGTAGATACTTTGGTTATTGGTAGTAGAGATACATTTACAGATACGACTAATACTTATAAAAACTTTGAAAAAGTAGATGTTACGGCTCTTACAGAGGGCGAAGCAATCCAAATATCTGGCAAAGCCGACCTGGCTGCTATTATAGATAGATTTACAAATAACGGCTCACATGAGCTTACTCTTGTAACAGATAGAACGACTGAACCAGGTAAATTTTTTAATGGCGGTGTCTATTTTTGGAGTATTGTTGATGGCAGAAGCCCAAACATTAATGGTGGTAAACCTACTGGTGTCACAACAGAGCAAGATGAACATTTTTACAAGATGAGTTTTGAGCATAATGGCGAAAACTATGTACTAAACGTTCAAAATGAGATACCATATTCATATGCTATAACTGATTATCTTTAA
- the pepT gene encoding peptidase T codes for MDIVERFINYTKFNTTTNKENGLKGIMPSNPTEYELALFLKDELSSLGIKDIILQDSAILIAKIPANCEKAPSIAFFAHLDTSSEQKNDTKAKIVRYTGGDICLNEEQGIYLKFSDNPELKKYEGDDIVVTDGTSLLGADDKAAIASIVNMASFFMQNPEIKHGKIVICFVPDEEQGLLGAKALDVNLLGADFGYCLDCCEIGELIYENWNAADCTVVFKGVSAHPMNAKGKLVNSLLLAHKFISLLPGGEVPECTEGKEGYFWVKELSGNSAKTTLKIDIREFDEVKFQKRLEFLSEMANSFNKIYGDRCEITLKTRYENVFKFLKDENSLPIKLAKDAFSELNITPNIKPMRGGYDGAAISAKGVPTLNLFTGGNNFHSIFEYLPVSSLKAASEVIKKIIINAVK; via the coding sequence ATGGATATCGTAGAGAGATTTATAAACTATACGAAATTTAACACCACGACAAATAAAGAGAATGGATTAAAAGGCATCATGCCTTCTAATCCAACCGAGTACGAGCTGGCTCTTTTTCTAAAAGATGAGCTTAGTTCGCTTGGTATAAAAGATATCATCTTGCAAGATAGTGCTATCTTGATAGCAAAAATTCCTGCAAACTGCGAAAAAGCCCCAAGTATCGCCTTTTTTGCGCACTTGGATACAAGTAGCGAGCAAAAAAACGACACAAAAGCTAAGATAGTAAGATACACAGGTGGCGACATCTGCCTAAACGAAGAGCAGGGCATCTATCTTAAATTTAGCGACAACCCAGAGCTTAAAAAATACGAGGGCGATGATATAGTCGTGACTGACGGCACTAGCTTGCTTGGCGCTGATGATAAGGCGGCGATCGCTAGTATCGTAAATATGGCTAGTTTTTTCATGCAAAATCCTGAGATCAAGCACGGCAAGATCGTGATCTGCTTTGTGCCCGATGAGGAGCAGGGCTTGCTTGGTGCAAAGGCGCTTGATGTAAATTTGCTGGGAGCTGATTTTGGCTATTGCTTAGACTGCTGCGAGATAGGCGAGCTAATATACGAAAACTGGAACGCAGCTGACTGCACGGTGGTCTTTAAAGGCGTTTCGGCTCACCCGATGAACGCAAAGGGCAAGCTTGTAAATTCGCTACTTCTTGCGCATAAATTTATCTCGCTTTTGCCAGGCGGTGAAGTGCCAGAGTGCACCGAGGGCAAAGAGGGCTACTTCTGGGTGAAAGAGCTTAGCGGAAACAGCGCAAAAACGACGCTCAAGATCGACATAAGAGAATTTGACGAGGTGAAATTTCAAAAAAGGCTTGAGTTTTTAAGCGAGATGGCAAATTCTTTTAATAAAATTTATGGAGATCGTTGCGAGATCACGCTAAAAACACGCTATGAAAATGTCTTTAAGTTTTTAAAAGATGAAAACTCACTGCCTATAAAACTAGCAAAAGATGCCTTTAGTGAGCTAAATATCACGCCAAACATAAAGCCGATGCGAGGCGGATATGACGGCGCTGCGATCTCTGCAAAGGGCGTGCCAACGCTAAATTTATTCACAGGTGGAAATAACTTTCACTCTATCTTCGAGTACTTGCCAGTTAGCAGCCTAAAAGCCGCAAGCGAAGTGATCAAAAAAATCATAATTAACGCTGTTAAATAA
- the pepE gene encoding dipeptidase PepE: protein MKNALLISASSYQDTGYLRHCKNWVKDFLGESGKEEILFIPYAGVRRSNDEYEQKVIDRLKNKNIKSIHHYEDKISAIKNASSIAVGGGNTFMLLYTLYKLNLIEPIKEAVANGAKYFGWSAGANIAGKTMMTTNDMPIIMPKSFDSLNIFPYQINPHFISGKLAGHNGESREERLEEFLIANPKETIYALPEGTALLIEGNEAEVIGHSEILKFEYQKEIEKIEVGTKFKI from the coding sequence ATGAAAAATGCTTTACTAATCAGCGCTTCAAGCTACCAAGATACTGGCTACTTGAGACACTGCAAAAACTGGGTAAAGGACTTTTTGGGTGAGAGTGGCAAGGAGGAGATTTTATTTATCCCTTACGCTGGAGTTAGACGAAGTAATGACGAGTACGAGCAAAAGGTGATCGACCGCCTAAAAAATAAAAATATAAAGTCGATCCACCACTACGAGGATAAAATTTCAGCTATCAAAAATGCTAGCAGTATCGCAGTTGGCGGTGGTAATACCTTTATGCTTCTTTACACGCTTTATAAGCTAAATTTGATTGAGCCTATAAAAGAAGCTGTGGCAAACGGCGCAAAATACTTTGGCTGGTCAGCAGGCGCAAACATCGCTGGCAAGACGATGATGACGACAAATGATATGCCTATCATCATGCCAAAGTCCTTTGATAGCTTAAATATCTTCCCATATCAGATCAATCCGCACTTCATAAGCGGCAAGCTAGCAGGTCATAACGGCGAGAGCAGGGAGGAGAGGCTAGAGGAGTTTTTGATAGCAAATCCAAAAGAGACTATCTATGCTTTGCCTGAGGGCACGGCTTTGCTTATAGAGGGCAACGAGGCTGAGGTCATAGGACATAGTGAAATTTTAAAATTTGAGTATCAAAAAGAGATAGAAAAAATAGAAGTTGGTACTAAATTTAAAATCTAA
- a CDS encoding M20 family metallo-hydrolase, translated as MIDAKRFERNFNAISEFGALKGGGLTRLAFSKEDLEARKFLINLIEKNGFKLKIDNVGNIYAIYDDGCEADAKPVCVGSHIDSVPNGGFYDGTLGVMAGLEALTAIKEAGIKLKRPLWLINFSCEESSRFKTATIGSKIISGKLGEQRLHELKDEDGISLFEAMSAAGFKPQNLDDAILKENSLHAYLELHIEQGPVLERSGISVGVVSGIAAPIRFEITIRGKADHSGATPMNMRSDALLAASHIIIAANKFAKSKKTAVATVGYVHAKPGVLNVVPGEARLGVDLRDIDKASLEELNLELRNFVGELSRELKFSYEIRELSSDEPVKLSEHAINLLENEAAKLGVKSLTLPSGAGHDAMNLTKLASSVGMLFIPCVDGISHNTKEAINFKDAVAATKILTNALIRLSNEE; from the coding sequence ATGATAGACGCTAAAAGATTTGAGAGAAATTTTAACGCCATAAGCGAGTTTGGAGCGCTAAAAGGTGGTGGGCTAACAAGGCTAGCCTTTAGCAAAGAGGACCTTGAGGCAAGAAAATTTCTTATAAATTTGATAGAAAAAAATGGCTTTAAACTTAAAATTGACAATGTTGGCAATATCTACGCCATATATGATGATGGCTGCGAGGCGGACGCGAAGCCAGTTTGCGTGGGCTCTCACATAGACAGCGTGCCAAATGGTGGCTTTTATGACGGCACACTTGGCGTCATGGCTGGGCTTGAGGCGCTAACTGCGATAAAAGAGGCTGGCATCAAGCTAAAGCGCCCACTTTGGCTCATAAATTTTAGCTGTGAGGAGTCAAGCCGTTTTAAGACAGCGACTATCGGCAGCAAGATAATAAGCGGCAAACTTGGCGAGCAAAGGCTTCATGAGCTAAAAGATGAAGATGGAATTTCGCTTTTTGAGGCTATGAGTGCGGCTGGGTTTAAGCCACAAAATTTAGATGATGCCATCCTAAAAGAAAACTCCCTACACGCATACTTAGAGCTTCACATAGAGCAAGGTCCAGTTTTAGAGCGAAGCGGTATAAGCGTTGGCGTGGTAAGTGGTATCGCAGCGCCTATTAGATTTGAGATCACTATACGTGGCAAGGCTGATCACAGTGGCGCAACTCCGATGAATATGCGTAGTGACGCCCTGCTTGCCGCCTCACACATCATAATCGCTGCAAATAAATTTGCTAAAAGCAAAAAAACAGCTGTCGCGACCGTTGGCTACGTGCATGCAAAACCAGGCGTTTTAAACGTCGTGCCAGGCGAGGCAAGGCTTGGCGTTGATCTAAGAGATATCGATAAGGCAAGCTTAGAGGAGCTAAATTTAGAGCTTAGAAATTTTGTGGGTGAGCTAAGCCGTGAGCTTAAATTTAGCTACGAGATAAGAGAGCTAAGTAGCGACGAGCCAGTAAAACTAAGCGAACACGCCATAAATTTACTTGAAAATGAAGCCGCAAAGCTTGGCGTAAAAAGCCTCACGTTGCCAAGTGGGGCTGGGCATGATGCGATGAATTTAACAAAACTTGCAAGCAGCGTTGGCATGCTCTTTATCCCTTGCGTGGATGGTATCAGCCACAACACCAAAGAGGCGATAAATTTCAAAGACGCAGTAGCCGCAACTAAAATTTTAACAAACGCACTAATAAGACTTTCAAACGAGGAGTAG
- a CDS encoding argininosuccinate synthase domain-containing protein encodes MKALALFSGGLDSMLSMKIISDQNIEVVALYMDTGFGVDEEKHEVLRRRAALAGANLKVVDMRNEYLRDVLFNPKYGYGKQFNPCIDCHGYMFKTALNMLKSENANFIITGEVVGQRPMSQRRDALFQVKRLADDEDDLVLRPMCAKLLPPTKPEREGWVDRERLLDISGRDRKPQLALAKEFGFEDFATPGGGCLLTIESFAVKIKDYLKFDKEMRDIDVTWLKLGRHLRLVDGAKMIIGRDESDNNALLAHPNDKFEQVKFKESDDIVGAVSFISKNASQADKELAARLALAYTKASREDEFEVSIANEKFIIKPEDKKLAQEFFVK; translated from the coding sequence ATGAAGGCTTTAGCTTTGTTTAGCGGAGGGCTTGATAGCATGCTCTCTATGAAAATAATAAGTGATCAAAACATTGAAGTGGTCGCACTTTATATGGATACTGGATTTGGCGTGGATGAGGAGAAGCACGAAGTTTTAAGGCGCCGTGCAGCCTTGGCTGGAGCTAACCTAAAGGTGGTTGATATGAGAAACGAGTATCTTCGCGACGTGCTTTTTAACCCAAAATACGGCTACGGCAAGCAGTTTAACCCTTGCATCGACTGCCACGGATATATGTTTAAAACCGCTCTTAATATGCTAAAAAGTGAAAATGCAAATTTTATAATCACAGGCGAAGTCGTAGGACAAAGACCGATGAGCCAGCGCAGAGACGCACTTTTTCAGGTTAAGCGCCTAGCTGATGACGAGGACGATCTAGTGCTTCGTCCGATGTGCGCTAAGCTCTTGCCGCCAACTAAGCCAGAGCGCGAGGGCTGGGTCGATAGAGAGAGGCTACTTGATATAAGCGGGCGCGATAGAAAGCCGCAACTTGCTTTGGCGAAGGAATTTGGCTTTGAGGACTTTGCAACGCCTGGAGGTGGCTGTTTGCTAACGATCGAGAGCTTTGCAGTCAAGATAAAAGACTACTTGAAATTTGATAAAGAGATGCGAGATATCGACGTTACGTGGCTAAAACTTGGTAGGCATCTGCGCTTGGTTGATGGAGCTAAAATGATAATAGGACGTGATGAGAGTGATAATAACGCACTTTTGGCCCATCCAAATGATAAATTTGAGCAGGTGAAATTTAAAGAGAGCGACGACATCGTGGGAGCTGTTAGCTTCATAAGCAAAAACGCTAGCCAAGCTGACAAAGAGCTTGCTGCAAGGCTTGCGTTAGCTTATACAAAAGCAAGCAGAGAAGATGAATTTGAAGTTAGCATCGCTAATGAGAAATTTATCATCAAACCTGAAGATAAAAAACTAGCGCAAGAGTTTTTTGTAAAATAA